A single region of the Pontibacter kalidii genome encodes:
- a CDS encoding helix-turn-helix domain-containing protein: MEGILEEIFRAIHNVTCAVSHASSDKPMSAQEAAAYLNISVSTLYKRVSNREVPFRKQGSKLYFDRGELTEWVEAGRKKTQNEVKDSIYSK, translated from the coding sequence ATGGAAGGTATACTTGAGGAAATCTTCAGAGCCATCCATAACGTCACCTGTGCCGTATCGCATGCGTCATCGGACAAGCCGATGAGCGCCCAGGAAGCTGCTGCGTACCTGAACATATCAGTGTCCACCCTCTACAAGCGGGTGAGCAACCGGGAGGTGCCATTCCGAAAGCAGGGCAGCAAGCTGTACTTCGACCGCGGTGAGCTAACCGAGTGGGTAGAGGCGGGAAGAAAAAAGACCCAGAATGAGGTTAAAGACAGTATATACTCCAAATAG